In one Gossypium hirsutum isolate 1008001.06 chromosome D09, Gossypium_hirsutum_v2.1, whole genome shotgun sequence genomic region, the following are encoded:
- the LOC107890993 gene encoding uncharacterized protein isoform X2, whose translation MSSLEMSHIDLEQGTHRRNESEVSTGEASVCFSDADEGSCYSQFYSTTGGSYDEYSFGCEIGGDSDSRRVSSASDCSVEVRAPSGANELKLHLAKVEKDCRICHLGLESNSHESGAPIELGCSCKDDLAAAHKHCAEAWFKIRGNKTCEICHSIARNVVGVNEVESTEQPNETNSSTATTAVLGAASYTESRSFWLGHRFLNFLLACMVFAFVISWLFHFNVPSS comes from the exons ATGTCATCATTAGAGATGTCCCATATCGATTTAGAGCAAGGAACTCACCGCCGGAACGAGAGCGAAGTCAGCACCGGCGAAGCTAGCGTGTGCTTCTCGGACGCCGACGAGGGATCTTGCTACTCTCAGTTTTATTCCACCACGGGTGGTTCTTACGATGAGTACAGCTTCGGTTGCGAGATTGGTGGCGATTCGGATTCCAGGAGGGTGTCTTCGGCCTCGGATTGCTCGGTGGAGGTGCGGGCCCCAAGTGGAGCTAATGAACTCAAGCTGCATTTGGCCAAAGTTGAGAAAGATTGTAGAATTTGCCATTTGGGTTTAGAGAGCAACAGCCATGAATCTGGTGCCCCTATTGAATTGGGTTGTTCTTGCAAGGATGACCTTGCTGCTGCTCATAAACACTGTGCTGAAGCATGGTTTAAGATCAGAGGAAATAA GACCTGTGAAATTTGTCATTCTATTGCACGGAACGTAGTTGGAGTGAACGAGGTCGAGTCGACAGAGCAACCAAACGAGACAAACAGTTCCACTGCAACCACTGCAGTCTTGGGAGCAGCATCCTATACAGAGTCTCGAAGCTTCTGGCTTGGTCATCGCTTCCTCAACTTTCTCCTCGCTTGCATGGTATTTGCATTTGTCATATCATGGCTCTTCCACTTCAATGTACCGTCATCCTAA
- the LOC107890994 gene encoding phosphatidylinositol:ceramide inositolphosphotransferase 1, protein MTLYIGREASKLWKRICSETTTEINLLLDNWKYLLAGLIFQYIHGLAARGVHYLHRPGPTLQDLGFYILPELGQDKAYISETVFTFVFLSFLLWTFHPFIFKSKKIYTVLVWCRVLAFLVASQILRIITFYSTQLPGPNYHCREGSKLARLPKPESVLEVLLINFPRGVIYGCGDLIFSSHMIFTLVFVLTYQKYGTRSFIKHFAWLVAIVQSLLIVASRKHYTVDVVVAWYTVNLVVFFIDKKLPELPDRSSGSSPMLLPLSTKDKDSKTKEENHKLLNGNSVDPADWRPRTQVNGKIQEDGNGIHDTAMNGA, encoded by the exons ATGACGCTTTACATTGGTCGCGAAGCTTCAAAG tTATGGAAGAGAATTTGTTCAGAGACAACTACAGAGATCAACCTTCTTCTTGATAACTGGAAATACCTTCTTGCTGGTCTCATCTTTCAG TATATTCATGGTCTAGCTGCTCGAGGAGTTCATTACCTTCATAGGCCTGGGCCAACACTTCAGGATCTTGGGTTCTATATTCTTCCA GAGCTTGGGCAAGATAAAGCCTACATCAGTGAGACTGTGTTCACCTTtgtctttttatcatttttattg TGGACTTTCCATCCATTCATCTTCAAGAGTAAAAAGATCTACACTGTTCTTGTTTGGTGCAGGGTGCTAGCATTTCTAGTT GCTTCTCAGATTCTCCGAATCATCACATTCTATTCTACTCAGCTTCCTGGACCAAATTATCATTGCCGAGAG GGTTCTAAGCTTGCCAGATTGCCAAAACCAGAGAGTGTGTTGGAAGTCCTCTTAATTAATT TTCCTCGTGGTGTAATATATGGTTGTGGTGACTTGATTTTTTCATCACACATGATCTTCACCCTGGTCTTTGTGCTCACCTATCAAAAATATGGCACTCGAAG CTTCATAAAGCACTTTGCTTGGTTGGTAGCTATTGTTCAAAGTCTCTTGATTGTGGCATCCCGCAAACATTACACGGTTGATGTAGTTGTTGCATG GTACACTGTTAATTTAGTGGTATTCTTCATAGACAAGAAACTGCCAG AATTGCCTGACAGAAGCAGTGGAAGCTCACCAATGTTGCTACCATTGAGCACCAAAGACAAGGATAGTAAAACCAAAGAAGAGAACCACAAGCTCTTGAATGGGAATTCTGTAGATCCTGCAGATTGG AGGCCGAGAACTCAAGTAAATGGCAAGATTCAGGAAGATGGAAATGGAATCCATGATACTGCAATGAACGGGGCATAG
- the LOC107890996 gene encoding uncharacterized protein isoform X3 gives MAIQGSSFCYNPCITVVAKASRGNKTKFPGQCLSKLPNGRPPPFRQNPHVLLSMLCQAEGDDVEGNLSAESIISDEQTLQRDLQIAIEEENYAEAAKIRDDLRVLHEDSKASVLAANSRFYDAFRRGDLATMQNLWAKGDDVCCVHPAANGISGYDFIMESWEIVWMNYEFPLEIELKNVRVHVKGDFGYVTCMEFVKTTKGNNWGAQFVTNVFERINGEWYICIHHASQADL, from the exons ATGGCAATCCAAGGATCTAGCTTTTGCTACaat CCATGCATTACGGTAGTAGCTAAGGCTTCAAGAGGAAACAAGACCAAGTTTCCGGGTCAGTGCCTCTCCAAGTTGCCTAATGGAAGACCTC CACCCTTCAGACAAAATCCACATGTGCTACTGTCGATGCTTTGTCAAGCCGAAGGCGATGACGTGGAGGGTAACCTGAGTGCTGAAAGCATCATATCGGATGAGCAAACCTTACAGAGGGACCTACAAATTGCCATCGAGGAAGAAAACTATGCTGAAGCAGCAAAAATCAGGGACGATCTACGAGTCCTACATGAGGATAGTAAGGCTTCTGTACTGGCAGCAAATTCGCGGTTTTATGATGCTTTTAGGAGAGGGGATCTAGCCACAATGCAGAACCTTTGGGCGAAAGGAGATGATGTTTGTTGCGTGCACCCAGCGGCAAATGGGATATCTGGTTATGATTTCATAATGGAAAGCTGGGAAATTGTGTGGATGAACTATGAATTTCCGCTAGAAATAGAGCTGAAAAATGTTAGGGTTCATGTTAAAGGAGATTTCGGGTATGTTACATGCATGGAATTTGTGAAGACAACAAAAGGTAACAATTGGGGGGCACAGTTTGTAACAAATGTGTTTGAGAGGATTAATGGTGAATGGTATATATGCATTCACCATGCTTCTCAAGCTGACTTGTGa
- the LOC107890992 gene encoding serine/threonine-protein kinase BSK6 codes for MGARCSKFSICWFHSHLKTSVLESSDLENGGKGEKNAWPSFGEFSLEQLKVATSGFSSDNIVSEHGEKAPNVVYKGKLDNDRWVAVKRFNKFAWPDSRQFLEEAKAVGSLRSERLANLIGCCCEGDERLLVAEFMPNETLAKHLFHWENQPMKWAMRLRVALYLAQALEYCSSKGRALYHDLNAYRILFDNDGNPRLSCFGLMKNSRDGKSYSTNLAFTPPEYLRTGRVTPESVVYSFGTLLLDLMSGKHIPPSHALDLIRGKNFLMLMDSALEGHFSNEDGMELVRLASRCLQYEARERPNAKSLVISLMSVQKEAEVPSYVLMGIPHGTASSKQPLSLTPFGEACMRIDLTAIHEILEKMGYKDDEGIANELSFQMWTSQMQETLNSKKHGDTAFRAKDFATAIDCYTRFIDGGTIVSPTVYARRCLSYLMNDRPQEALADAMQAQVVSPQWPTALYLQATCLFSLGMEGDAQETLKDGTNLEAKRSKN; via the exons atgggaGCTCGTTGTTCTAAATTCTCTATCTGCTGGTTTCATTCTCACCTTAAAACTTCTGTCCTCGAATCCTCCGATCTCG AGAATGGGGGCAAAGGTGAGAAGAATGCATGGCCGAGTTTCGGTGAGTTTAGCTTGGAGCAACTCAAAGTTGCTACGTCTGGGTTTTCTTCCGATAACATAGTGTCGGAACACGGTGAAAAAGCTCCTAACGTTGTTTACAAAGGGAAACTCGACAATGACCGCTGGGTTGCCGTTAAACGGTTTAACAAGTTCGCCTGGCCCGATTCTCGCCAATTCCTC gAAGAAGCCAAAGCTGTTGGGAGTTTAAGGAGTGAGCGGTTGGCAAATCTGATCGGTTGTTGTTGTGAAGGCGATGAGAGATTGTTGGTCGCCGAGTTTATGCCCAATGAAACGCTGGCTAAGCATCTTTTTCACT GGGAAAATCAGCCAATGAAATGGGCAATGAGGTTGAGGGTGGCACTCTACTTGGCACAAGCTTTGGAGTATTGTAGCAGTAAAGGAAGAGCTTTATACCATGATCTCAATGCTTATAGGATTCTGTTTGATAAT GATGGTAATCCCAGGCTGTCTTGTTTTGGGCTCATGAAGAACAGCAGAGATGGCAAGAGTTACAGTACAAACTTAGCTTTTACACCACCTGAATACCTGAGAACAG GTCGAGTGACTCCGGAAAGTGTCGTGTATAGCTTTGGAACCTTGCTGCTAGATCTTATGAGCGGCAAACATATTCCTCCCAGCCAT GCACTTGATTTGATCCGCGGTAAGAATTTTCTCATGTTGATGGATTCTGCTTTGGAGGGCCATTTCTCAAACGAAGACGGAATGGAGTTAGTGCGGTTAGCTTCTCGCTGTTTGCAGTATGAAGCTCGTGAGAGGCCAAATGCCAAATCCCTCGTCATATCTCTCATGTCTGTTCAGAAGGAAGCAGAG GTACCATCATATGTGTTGATGGGTATTCCACATGGAACTGCTTCTTCAAAGCAGCCATTGTCATTGACACCTTTTGGAGAGGCTTGCATGAGGATAGATCTGACTGCTATACATGAAATATTGGAGAAGATGGGATACAAAGACGATGAGGGAATTGCTAATGAG CTTTCTTTTCAAATGTGGACCAGCCAAATGCAGGAAACCTTGAACTCCAAGAAACATGGTGATACCGCTTTCCGAGCTAAGGATTTTGCAACTGCAATTGATTGCTACACGCGA TTCATCGATGGCGGGACCATAGTGTCACCAACAGTCTATGCCAGACGCTGCTTGTCCTACTTGATGAATGATAGGCCCCAAGAGGCCCTTGCAGATGCGATGCAAGCCCAGGTGGTGTCGCCACAGTGGCCCACTGCTTTGTATTTACAAGCGACTTGCCTGTTTAGCCTAGGGATGGAAGGTGATGCTCAAGAAACCCTCAAAGATGGCACCAACTTGGAAGCCAAAAGGAGTAAAAACTGA
- the LOC107890993 gene encoding uncharacterized protein isoform X1 — protein MSSLEMSHIDLEQGTHRRNESEVSTGEASVCFSDADEGSCYSQFYSTTGGSYDEYSFGCEIGGDSDSRRVSSASDCSVEVRAPSGANELKLHLAKVEKDCRICHLGLESNSHESGAPIELGCSCKDDLAAAHKHCAEAWFKIRGNKTCEICHSIARNVVGVNEVESTEQPNETNSSTATTAVLGAASYTESRSFWLGHRFLNFLLACMLSNKIQRRKKKKRNRITVKEPGETCCCDDEQWN, from the exons ATGTCATCATTAGAGATGTCCCATATCGATTTAGAGCAAGGAACTCACCGCCGGAACGAGAGCGAAGTCAGCACCGGCGAAGCTAGCGTGTGCTTCTCGGACGCCGACGAGGGATCTTGCTACTCTCAGTTTTATTCCACCACGGGTGGTTCTTACGATGAGTACAGCTTCGGTTGCGAGATTGGTGGCGATTCGGATTCCAGGAGGGTGTCTTCGGCCTCGGATTGCTCGGTGGAGGTGCGGGCCCCAAGTGGAGCTAATGAACTCAAGCTGCATTTGGCCAAAGTTGAGAAAGATTGTAGAATTTGCCATTTGGGTTTAGAGAGCAACAGCCATGAATCTGGTGCCCCTATTGAATTGGGTTGTTCTTGCAAGGATGACCTTGCTGCTGCTCATAAACACTGTGCTGAAGCATGGTTTAAGATCAGAGGAAATAA GACCTGTGAAATTTGTCATTCTATTGCACGGAACGTAGTTGGAGTGAACGAGGTCGAGTCGACAGAGCAACCAAACGAGACAAACAGTTCCACTGCAACCACTGCAGTCTTGGGAGCAGCATCCTATACAGAGTCTCGAAGCTTCTGGCTTGGTCATCGCTTCCTCAACTTTCTCCTCGCTTGCATG TTGTCAAACAAAAtccaaagaaggaaaaaaaaaaaaaggaacagaATTACTGTAAAGGAGCCTGGGGAAACTTGTTGCTGTGATGATGAGCAATGGAATTAG
- the LOC107890996 gene encoding uncharacterized protein isoform X1, whose product MAIQGSSFCYNANVNCMPCSSTNCFQGLRCLSQPLPIPKPCITVVAKASRGNKTKFPGQCLSKLPNGRPPPFRQNPHVLLSMLCQAEGDDVEGNLSAESIISDEQTLQRDLQIAIEEENYAEAAKIRDDLRVLHEDSKASVLAANSRFYDAFRRGDLATMQNLWAKGDDVCCVHPAANGISGYDFIMESWEIVWMNYEFPLEIELKNVRVHVKGDFGYVTCMEFVKTTKGNNWGAQFVTNVFERINGEWYICIHHASQADL is encoded by the exons ATGGCAATCCAAGGATCTAGCTTTTGCTACaat GCAAATGTTAATTGCATGCCATGTTCAAGCACTAATTGTTTTCAGGGACTTCGTTGCTTGTCTCAACCACTTCCAATTCCAAAGCCATGCATTACGGTAGTAGCTAAGGCTTCAAGAGGAAACAAGACCAAGTTTCCGGGTCAGTGCCTCTCCAAGTTGCCTAATGGAAGACCTC CACCCTTCAGACAAAATCCACATGTGCTACTGTCGATGCTTTGTCAAGCCGAAGGCGATGACGTGGAGGGTAACCTGAGTGCTGAAAGCATCATATCGGATGAGCAAACCTTACAGAGGGACCTACAAATTGCCATCGAGGAAGAAAACTATGCTGAAGCAGCAAAAATCAGGGACGATCTACGAGTCCTACATGAGGATAGTAAGGCTTCTGTACTGGCAGCAAATTCGCGGTTTTATGATGCTTTTAGGAGAGGGGATCTAGCCACAATGCAGAACCTTTGGGCGAAAGGAGATGATGTTTGTTGCGTGCACCCAGCGGCAAATGGGATATCTGGTTATGATTTCATAATGGAAAGCTGGGAAATTGTGTGGATGAACTATGAATTTCCGCTAGAAATAGAGCTGAAAAATGTTAGGGTTCATGTTAAAGGAGATTTCGGGTATGTTACATGCATGGAATTTGTGAAGACAACAAAAGGTAACAATTGGGGGGCACAGTTTGTAACAAATGTGTTTGAGAGGATTAATGGTGAATGGTATATATGCATTCACCATGCTTCTCAAGCTGACTTGTGa
- the LOC107890996 gene encoding uncharacterized protein isoform X2: protein MAIQGSSFCYNGLRCLSQPLPIPKPCITVVAKASRGNKTKFPGQCLSKLPNGRPPPFRQNPHVLLSMLCQAEGDDVEGNLSAESIISDEQTLQRDLQIAIEEENYAEAAKIRDDLRVLHEDSKASVLAANSRFYDAFRRGDLATMQNLWAKGDDVCCVHPAANGISGYDFIMESWEIVWMNYEFPLEIELKNVRVHVKGDFGYVTCMEFVKTTKGNNWGAQFVTNVFERINGEWYICIHHASQADL from the exons ATGGCAATCCAAGGATCTAGCTTTTGCTACaat GGACTTCGTTGCTTGTCTCAACCACTTCCAATTCCAAAGCCATGCATTACGGTAGTAGCTAAGGCTTCAAGAGGAAACAAGACCAAGTTTCCGGGTCAGTGCCTCTCCAAGTTGCCTAATGGAAGACCTC CACCCTTCAGACAAAATCCACATGTGCTACTGTCGATGCTTTGTCAAGCCGAAGGCGATGACGTGGAGGGTAACCTGAGTGCTGAAAGCATCATATCGGATGAGCAAACCTTACAGAGGGACCTACAAATTGCCATCGAGGAAGAAAACTATGCTGAAGCAGCAAAAATCAGGGACGATCTACGAGTCCTACATGAGGATAGTAAGGCTTCTGTACTGGCAGCAAATTCGCGGTTTTATGATGCTTTTAGGAGAGGGGATCTAGCCACAATGCAGAACCTTTGGGCGAAAGGAGATGATGTTTGTTGCGTGCACCCAGCGGCAAATGGGATATCTGGTTATGATTTCATAATGGAAAGCTGGGAAATTGTGTGGATGAACTATGAATTTCCGCTAGAAATAGAGCTGAAAAATGTTAGGGTTCATGTTAAAGGAGATTTCGGGTATGTTACATGCATGGAATTTGTGAAGACAACAAAAGGTAACAATTGGGGGGCACAGTTTGTAACAAATGTGTTTGAGAGGATTAATGGTGAATGGTATATATGCATTCACCATGCTTCTCAAGCTGACTTGTGa